A stretch of the Campylobacter sp. 19-13652 genome encodes the following:
- a CDS encoding O-acetylhomoserine aminocarboxypropyltransferase/cysteine synthase family protein, with protein MQKATLATHAGYDSKSGFGSMAVPIYQSTAFDFGSADTAAARFALRELGPIYSRLTNPTCDVFEARVAALEGAAAAISTSSGQAAIFYAVANLAEAGDNIIVARKIYGGATTLLTHTIKRFGIEARVFDADSSDGLEALIDEKTKAIYFETLSNPQIAIPDISGIVEIAKKHGIITIADNTVATPILCNPINLGVNVVVHSASKYISGQGLNIAGIIASAKQTNSLLVNNPRYAHFNEPDESYHGLVYASLVEVFDLFTLRIRLSLLRDIGATLQPQAAFQLIQGLETLPLRMKAHSQNALKIAEFLSTHPKVKSVNYPGLNGDKFQNRAKEYLNGGASGLLSFEVSSADAAIAVLDNVKIFSIVVNIGDSKSIITHPASTTHQQLSAAELEKAGIAPGLIRLSVGIEDAKDLIADLDEALRKI; from the coding sequence ATGCAAAAAGCAACACTCGCCACTCACGCTGGCTATGATTCAAAATCAGGCTTTGGCTCTATGGCAGTGCCTATTTATCAAAGCACGGCTTTTGATTTTGGCTCAGCAGATACGGCTGCGGCGCGCTTTGCGCTTCGTGAGCTAGGTCCTATTTATTCGCGCTTAACAAATCCTACTTGTGATGTCTTTGAGGCGAGAGTTGCTGCGCTTGAAGGTGCAGCTGCCGCTATTAGCACCTCAAGCGGTCAGGCTGCAATTTTTTACGCCGTGGCAAATCTAGCAGAGGCTGGGGATAATATCATCGTTGCGCGTAAAATTTATGGCGGAGCGACCACACTTCTTACGCACACCATAAAACGCTTTGGCATAGAAGCGCGTGTGTTTGACGCAGATAGTAGCGATGGATTAGAGGCGCTTATAGATGAAAAGACAAAGGCTATTTACTTTGAGACGCTATCAAATCCACAAATTGCCATACCAGATATAAGCGGCATAGTAGAAATCGCCAAAAAGCACGGCATAATCACAATAGCCGATAATACCGTCGCCACGCCGATACTTTGCAATCCAATAAATTTAGGTGTAAATGTAGTAGTTCATTCAGCTAGCAAATACATAAGCGGTCAGGGACTAAACATAGCAGGCATCATAGCAAGCGCAAAGCAGACAAACTCCCTACTTGTAAATAATCCTAGATACGCCCATTTTAACGAGCCTGATGAGAGCTATCATGGGCTAGTGTACGCTAGTTTGGTCGAGGTGTTTGATCTATTTACCCTGCGCATTAGACTATCACTGCTACGAGATATAGGCGCGACACTTCAGCCGCAAGCTGCGTTTCAGCTTATACAGGGGCTTGAAACCCTGCCACTTCGCATGAAAGCTCACAGCCAAAACGCACTAAAAATAGCTGAGTTTTTAAGTACTCATCCAAAGGTAAAATCGGTAAACTATCCTGGATTAAATGGAGATAAATTTCAAAACAGGGCAAAAGAGTATCTAAATGGCGGAGCTAGCGGGCTGCTTAGCTTTGAGGTTAGTAGCGCAGATGCAGCCATAGCTGTGCTTGATAACGTAAAAATCTTTAGTATTGTTGTAAATATAGGTGATAGCAAATCAATAATAACCCACCCAGCAAGCACCACTCACCAGCAGCTAAGTGCAGCTGAGCTGGAAAAAGCAGGCATCGCACCTGGGCTAATCCGCCTAAGCGTAGGCATCGAGGACGCAAAAGACCTAATAGCCGACTTAGATGAAGCTCTAAGAAAAATTTAA
- a CDS encoding DUF2018 family protein — MDIFDASPREKFYDIIFAANRDIVENELDKLFVRMIALEALCEKHGVSEGEIAGFVAENAFEIEQGLNDIYIGMSGDILSQNE; from the coding sequence ATGGATATATTTGACGCTTCTCCTAGGGAAAAATTTTATGACATTATTTTTGCGGCAAATCGTGACATAGTCGAAAATGAACTAGACAAGCTATTTGTTCGCATGATAGCACTTGAGGCGCTTTGTGAGAAGCATGGCGTAAGCGAAGGAGAGATTGCTGGCTTTGTGGCAGAGAATGCTTTTGAGATAGAGCAGGGGCTAAATGATATATATATAGGTATGAGCGGCGATATTTTAAGCCAAAATGAGTAG
- a CDS encoding HAD family hydrolase, whose protein sequence is MRVVVFDMDGTVLDSADAIAITVNEARMERGLAPLSVERIITDVNTPGKNLALEFYGIDEPNAKFKDLFEDKFRKNYELYARPFKGMGEFLSKLKKDGMKVAMASNAPASTLEEILRRGGIYELFDVIIGASDTMPQKPDPAMVLEAMRLTNASEAIFLGDSLKDEGAAKAAKVPYMQVCWGLADPSASAEYNANTLDEAYGILHNLK, encoded by the coding sequence ATGAGGGTTGTTGTATTTGACATGGACGGTACAGTCCTTGATAGCGCTGATGCTATAGCTATAACAGTAAATGAGGCTAGAATGGAGCGAGGTTTAGCGCCTTTAAGTGTTGAGAGAATTATCACAGACGTAAATACTCCAGGTAAAAATTTAGCACTTGAGTTTTATGGCATAGACGAACCAAATGCCAAATTTAAAGATTTGTTTGAGGATAAATTCCGCAAAAATTATGAGCTTTATGCTAGACCTTTTAAGGGCATGGGCGAGTTTTTGTCAAAGCTTAAAAAAGACGGCATGAAAGTAGCCATGGCTAGTAACGCTCCAGCTAGCACGCTTGAGGAGATTTTAAGGCGTGGTGGGATATACGAGCTTTTTGACGTAATAATAGGCGCAAGCGACACTATGCCTCAAAAGCCAGATCCAGCTATGGTGCTTGAGGCGATGAGGCTTACAAACGCAAGCGAGGCTATATTTTTAGGGGATAGCTTAAAAGATGAGGGTGCGGCAAAGGCTGCGAAGGTGCCTTATATGCAGGTTTGTTGGGGATTAGCAGATCCAAGCGCTAGTGCTGAGTATAATGCAAATACGCTTGATGAGGCTTATGGGATTTTGCATAATTTAAAATAA
- a CDS encoding FxsA family protein, with amino-acid sequence MRLGWLWLILEAVAAYFYMIKFGFGSLLLECIITAIFGFVLAFRFGLAGLFNRVMFYGVKDIFSSLGYGIAGVLLIIPGLISDFAGVIILLLSLIIGQSAPQDRGFNPRNGFYSQSPKNPDDEGEIIDVEIIEESRGIK; translated from the coding sequence ATGCGTCTAGGCTGGCTTTGGCTGATTTTAGAGGCGGTTGCGGCTTATTTTTATATGATTAAATTTGGCTTTGGCTCACTTTTATTAGAGTGCATAATAACCGCGATTTTTGGTTTTGTGTTGGCTTTTAGATTTGGGCTTGCTGGACTTTTTAACCGAGTTATGTTTTATGGGGTTAAGGACATTTTTAGCTCACTTGGGTACGGCATAGCTGGGGTATTACTCATAATCCCTGGCTTAATTAGCGATTTTGCAGGTGTTATTATCCTGCTTTTATCACTTATTATAGGGCAGAGCGCACCACAAGATAGGGGCTTTAATCCTCGTAATGGTTTTTACTCGCAAAGCCCTAAAAACCCAGATGATGAGGGCGAGATAATAGACGTTGAAATAATCGAGGAAAGCAGGGGGATAAAATGA
- a CDS encoding polyprenyl synthetase family protein, with the protein MQEINSLISSFIKELDYEPILQMYERISTGKMLRSKLIMAIAGSSENAINLCAIVEMIHLASLLHDDVIDEADTRRGTPSINALYGTKDAVMLGDVLYSKAFSKLSGFAPEISNKISNAVAGLSVGELMDVRLGDGFSVDVEAYWRMIYLKTAILIEASAYSAAVLAGFDADKFGVYGKSLGLAFQIIDDVLDITQSSEVLGKPALNDFSEGKTTLPYIYLYERLGESDKERLKSLYKKSLSYDEVMWLKKVMRESGAINECVNRAKTLAAEALEAISEYKNEKLQSIIKNMIDREF; encoded by the coding sequence ATGCAAGAGATTAACTCTTTAATATCATCTTTTATAAAAGAGCTTGATTATGAGCCGATTTTACAAATGTATGAGCGTATTAGCACCGGCAAAATGCTGCGTTCTAAGCTCATAATGGCGATAGCTGGCTCTAGCGAAAACGCCATAAATTTATGCGCTATTGTTGAGATGATACACCTTGCTAGCCTTTTGCATGATGATGTTATAGACGAGGCTGACACTAGGCGCGGCACTCCTAGCATAAATGCGCTTTATGGCACAAAAGACGCCGTTATGCTAGGCGATGTGCTTTATTCAAAGGCATTTAGCAAGCTTAGTGGCTTTGCCCCTGAAATTTCAAATAAAATTTCAAATGCCGTGGCTGGACTTAGTGTAGGCGAGCTTATGGATGTGCGTCTTGGTGATGGCTTTAGTGTGGATGTTGAGGCGTATTGGCGCATGATATATTTAAAAACGGCTATTTTAATAGAAGCTAGTGCTTATTCAGCTGCAGTGCTTGCGGGATTTGATGCGGATAAATTTGGTGTGTATGGTAAATCCTTGGGGCTTGCTTTTCAGATTATTGATGATGTGCTTGATATTACGCAAAGCTCGGAGGTTTTAGGTAAGCCTGCGCTTAATGATTTTAGCGAGGGTAAAACTACACTGCCTTATATTTATCTTTATGAGCGTTTGGGAGAAAGTGATAAAGAACGACTAAAAAGCCTTTATAAAAAGAGCCTAAGTTATGATGAGGTTATGTGGCTAAAGAAGGTCATGAGAGAGAGCGGTGCGATAAATGAGTGTGTAAACCGTGCAAAAACTTTAGCCGCCGAGGCTCTTGAGGCTATAAGCGAGTACAAAAATGAAAAACTACAAAGTATCATTAAAAATATGATAGATAGGGAGTTTTAA
- the hemC gene encoding hydroxymethylbilane synthase, with product MIKIATRQSVLALWQSEFIASKLADEGKSSELVGMKTKGDVVLDTPLAKIGGKGLFTKELEESMLRGETDIAVHSLKDVPTTFPQGLVLAAVCARTDARDAMLSQQYASFSELPYGAKIGTTSLRRRMQLLAMRPDLEIISLRGNVQTRIKKLKEGEFDAIILAMAGILRLGLKDEVKFIHAFDIQEMVPAMGQAALGIEAREDMRECVEFLNDPVSVVATTIERDFVHALNGGCQAPIGVHAILDGESVLVRAVLGMPDASEILSDVVRFDVGAYKIAGKQLADKFIARGARELLKKAEAMAAEII from the coding sequence ATGATAAAAATAGCAACTAGGCAGAGTGTTTTGGCGCTGTGGCAAAGTGAGTTTATAGCGTCAAAACTAGCTGATGAAGGCAAAAGTAGCGAGCTAGTAGGAATGAAAACAAAAGGCGATGTGGTGCTTGATACTCCGCTCGCTAAAATAGGCGGCAAGGGGCTATTTACCAAAGAGCTTGAGGAAAGCATGCTCAGAGGTGAGACAGACATAGCGGTACATAGTCTAAAAGATGTCCCCACTACCTTTCCGCAGGGGCTTGTGCTAGCTGCTGTGTGTGCTAGGACGGATGCTAGAGACGCCATGCTTTCACAGCAATATGCTAGCTTTAGCGAGCTACCATACGGCGCAAAAATTGGTACTACAAGCCTAAGAAGACGCATGCAGCTACTTGCTATGCGCCCTGATTTAGAGATTATTAGCCTGCGTGGAAACGTCCAAACTAGAATAAAAAAGCTAAAAGAGGGTGAATTTGATGCTATTATCCTGGCTATGGCAGGGATTTTGCGACTGGGGTTAAAAGATGAGGTTAAATTTATTCACGCTTTTGATATACAAGAGATGGTGCCAGCTATGGGGCAGGCTGCACTTGGCATAGAGGCTAGGGAGGATATGAGAGAGTGTGTTGAGTTTTTAAACGACCCAGTCTCTGTGGTAGCTACTACTATTGAGCGCGATTTTGTCCATGCTTTAAATGGTGGTTGTCAAGCCCCTATCGGAGTGCATGCTATCCTTGATGGCGAGAGTGTGCTGGTGCGTGCAGTGCTTGGCATGCCCGATGCTAGCGAGATTTTAAGTGATGTTGTTCGCTTTGATGTGGGGGCTTATAAGATAGCTGGAAAGCAGCTAGCGGATAAATTTATAGCCCGTGGTGCGAGAGAGCTTTTAAAAAAAGCTGAGGCGATGGCAGCGGAGATTATCTGA
- a CDS encoding menaquinone biosynthesis decarboxylase, with the protein MIDAVSLLRKNGLLKQIDERVDIDLEIAHTSYIEVKKSDSKALLFTNVTDKSGRKYPPVLTNLYGSKEATRLIFGCEPDVIAERIEALLKPKKPKNFKQKLDFLAHLYSMKNTLVKRESGRGECQERVLLGDEARLSLLPALRTWQGDAGRFITMGQVYTQSLDGEQANLGMYRLQIYDDFRLGMHWQIHKDGAHFFHEYKRAGRKMPVSVAIGGDPLYIWCGQAPLPKGVFELLLYGFIRGRGARLVKSITNEIYIPHDADFVIEGFVDTDKFEIEGPFGDHTGFYTPAEPFPFMQVSAITSKREPIFYATVVGKPPLEDKFMGYATERVFLPLLRTTVPELIDYNMPENGVFHNLILAKINTLYPAHAKQAMHAFWGVGQMSFVKHAIFVPSDAPRLEDYDGFSDYVLDRFAPHAMLISEGVCDQLDHASPNSCFGGKLGIDATIDFAPVAPNLLSDGELLDKFNTILPAFSELYTYKRQSKNPICVVKFDKSVSAALVLERLGALREHFRIIVLLDSDARLKNPYMIIWRVVNNIDAKRDIYINGELVCVDATKKGENDGYTRAWPNMTDCTKSVVKSLADRGIVGYDEVLFEKFEIFG; encoded by the coding sequence ATGATAGATGCTGTCTCTTTGCTACGCAAAAATGGGCTGCTTAAGCAGATTGATGAGCGGGTGGATATTGATTTAGAGATAGCTCACACTAGCTACATAGAGGTAAAAAAGTCTGATAGCAAGGCACTTTTATTTACAAATGTAACGGATAAATCGGGGCGCAAGTACCCACCTGTGCTTACAAATTTATACGGCTCAAAGGAGGCTACTAGGCTTATTTTTGGCTGCGAGCCTGATGTTATAGCAGAGCGTATAGAGGCGCTGTTAAAGCCTAAAAAGCCAAAGAATTTTAAACAAAAGCTCGATTTTTTAGCCCATCTTTACTCTATGAAAAACACCCTCGTAAAGCGAGAAAGTGGGCGTGGAGAGTGTCAGGAGAGGGTGCTTCTTGGCGATGAGGCTAGGCTTAGCCTTTTGCCAGCCTTGCGTACGTGGCAAGGCGATGCTGGGCGGTTTATTACCATGGGGCAGGTTTACACTCAAAGTCTTGACGGCGAGCAGGCAAATCTAGGCATGTATCGCTTGCAAATTTATGACGATTTTCGCCTTGGAATGCACTGGCAAATACACAAAGACGGTGCGCATTTTTTCCACGAGTATAAGCGTGCTGGGCGCAAAATGCCAGTCTCTGTGGCAATAGGTGGCGATCCACTTTATATCTGGTGTGGACAAGCCCCGCTTCCAAAGGGTGTGTTTGAGCTTTTGCTTTACGGATTTATTAGAGGTAGGGGTGCACGGCTAGTTAAATCAATCACAAATGAGATTTATATCCCTCATGATGCGGACTTTGTCATAGAGGGTTTTGTTGATACTGATAAATTTGAAATAGAGGGGCCTTTTGGAGACCATACCGGATTTTACACTCCAGCAGAGCCTTTTCCTTTTATGCAAGTAAGCGCAATTACCTCAAAGCGTGAGCCTATATTTTACGCTACTGTGGTGGGCAAGCCTCCGCTTGAGGATAAATTTATGGGATACGCCACAGAGCGGGTGTTTTTACCACTGCTTCGCACTACTGTGCCTGAGCTAATTGATTATAACATGCCTGAAAATGGCGTCTTTCACAACCTAATCCTAGCAAAAATAAACACCCTTTATCCAGCCCATGCAAAGCAGGCTATGCACGCTTTTTGGGGTGTGGGGCAGATGAGCTTTGTCAAGCATGCCATATTTGTACCTAGCGATGCGCCGCGACTTGAGGATTATGATGGTTTTAGCGATTATGTGCTAGATAGATTTGCACCGCATGCGATGCTTATTAGCGAGGGTGTTTGCGACCAGCTAGATCATGCTAGCCCAAACTCCTGCTTTGGAGGAAAGCTCGGCATTGATGCGACTATTGATTTTGCGCCAGTGGCACCAAATTTATTAAGCGATGGTGAACTTTTGGATAAATTTAATACCATCTTGCCAGCATTTAGTGAGCTTTACACCTATAAAAGGCAGAGCAAAAATCCTATCTGTGTGGTTAAATTTGACAAAAGTGTAAGTGCGGCTTTGGTGCTTGAGAGACTCGGTGCTTTAAGGGAGCATTTTAGGATAATTGTCTTACTTGATTCTGATGCTAGGCTTAAAAATCCTTACATGATTATTTGGAGAGTTGTTAATAACATTGACGCTAAACGTGATATTTATATAAATGGCGAACTTGTCTGTGTTGACGCTACGAAAAAGGGCGAAAACGACGGCTATACTAGGGCTTGGCCAAATATGACAGATTGTACTAAAAGTGTGGTAAAAAGTCTAGCGGATAGAGGCATCGTGGGTTATGATGAAGTTCTTTTTGAAAAATTTGAGATATTCGGTTAG
- the pseF gene encoding pseudaminic acid cytidylyltransferase, whose protein sequence is MKINEQIAPIAIIPARGGSKRIKNKNIKQFCGKPLIAYSIEAAIKSGVFGKVIVTTDDETIAKVAREYGALVPFMRPDSLADDFSTSGEAVNHAIEFLSSNAELGRFVCTIYATAPLLSLRPELLSQAFKRLKSSGGARQVFSATSMNFPIWRSFSVDEDSRCEMFFPEYFSTRSQDLVPAYGDAGQFYFDDLAAPAGEIGFSKDKLAFILPRHMVCDIDTIEDWQMAEVLYELNKKLNS, encoded by the coding sequence ATGAAAATAAACGAGCAAATTGCGCCCATTGCTATCATACCAGCTCGTGGCGGTAGCAAGCGCATAAAAAACAAAAATATAAAACAATTTTGTGGCAAGCCACTTATAGCCTATTCTATAGAAGCGGCGATTAAAAGTGGGGTTTTTGGCAAGGTTATAGTTACAACTGATGATGAGACTATCGCTAAAGTCGCACGCGAATACGGTGCTTTGGTACCATTTATGCGCCCAGATAGTTTAGCTGATGATTTTAGCACTTCAGGAGAAGCGGTAAATCACGCTATTGAGTTTTTAAGCTCTAATGCCGAGCTTGGGCGATTTGTCTGTACGATATACGCCACTGCACCGCTACTTTCTTTGCGCCCTGAGCTTTTATCGCAGGCTTTTAAGAGGTTAAAATCAAGCGGTGGGGCTAGGCAGGTATTTAGCGCTACTTCTATGAATTTTCCGATATGGCGTAGCTTTAGCGTAGATGAGGATAGCAGGTGCGAGATGTTTTTCCCAGAATACTTTAGCACCCGCTCGCAAGACTTAGTGCCAGCTTACGGTGACGCAGGGCAGTTTTACTTTGATGATTTAGCGGCTCCTGCTGGAGAAATTGGCTTTAGCAAGGATAAGCTTGCATTTATTCTGCCTAGGCATATGGTTTGTGATATAGATACGATTGAGGATTGGCAGATGGCTGAGGTGCTTTACGAACTAAATAAAAAATTAAATTCGTAA
- a CDS encoding proline--tRNA ligase: MRFSKFYAPTFKEAPKEASLPSHIFLTRAGFIEQNGAGLYNFLPLGQMVLDKITSVVKDEMDSAGAQQLSFSVVTSGDLWRQSGRFDVFGKELLRFKDRKESDYVISPTNEESAVACVRGKLTSYKQLPINLYQINTKFRDEARPRFGLLRGREFIMKDAYSFHASETDLDREFELMHETYSRIFTRLGLDFRAVEADSGAIGGSGSKEFMVLANNGEDDIICCSACDYAANIEAASRAPRLSDIAAPEAEAAKFYTPGTNTIKDVAEFFRVDEFYTIKAVIKKAIYADSERVVVFFVRGDDELQDVKAQNAAGALELVVAEAEDIAKAGLVAGYCGPVGLASGVEFFIDRELEGATQMICGANEKDYHFVGVSVASFNADRFKDLAAVKAGDKCPKCGAPLEVKKGIEVGHIFKLGQKYSSAMSATFLNENGKAEAFYMGCYGIGVSRLMAVAIEASHDEKGCIWQRQISPFDISVILLNLKDDEAVSYANSIYSELKSLGIRVLYDDRDERFGVKMSDYELMGFPYALLVGKGLKEGKVELISRKGLTKESIEASMAFEIIRQRLCV, translated from the coding sequence ATGAGATTTTCTAAATTCTACGCACCAACTTTTAAAGAGGCGCCAAAAGAGGCGAGCCTGCCTAGTCATATATTTCTCACTCGTGCAGGTTTTATCGAGCAAAATGGCGCTGGGCTTTATAACTTTTTGCCTTTGGGGCAGATGGTGCTTGATAAAATCACTAGCGTAGTCAAAGATGAAATGGACTCTGCGGGCGCACAGCAACTTAGCTTTAGCGTGGTTACAAGTGGCGATTTATGGCGTCAGAGTGGGAGATTTGATGTCTTTGGTAAGGAGCTTTTACGCTTTAAGGATAGAAAAGAAAGCGATTATGTAATAAGCCCCACAAACGAAGAAAGTGCCGTCGCTTGCGTGCGTGGAAAGCTCACTAGCTACAAGCAGCTTCCTATAAATTTATATCAGATTAATACTAAATTTCGTGATGAAGCACGCCCTAGATTTGGGCTTTTAAGAGGGCGTGAGTTTATTATGAAAGACGCATATAGCTTTCATGCTAGCGAGACTGATTTAGACCGTGAGTTTGAGCTAATGCACGAGACTTACTCTCGTATTTTTACTAGGCTTGGGCTTGATTTTAGGGCTGTTGAGGCTGATAGCGGAGCGATAGGTGGCTCTGGGAGTAAGGAATTTATGGTGCTAGCAAATAACGGTGAGGATGACATAATATGCTGTAGCGCTTGCGATTATGCGGCAAATATAGAAGCAGCCAGTCGTGCGCCTAGACTTAGTGATATTGCTGCACCAGAGGCAGAGGCGGCGAAGTTTTACACTCCAGGGACAAATACCATAAAAGATGTGGCTGAGTTTTTCCGAGTTGATGAGTTTTATACGATTAAGGCCGTGATAAAAAAGGCGATTTATGCTGATAGTGAGCGTGTAGTTGTATTTTTTGTGCGAGGGGATGATGAGCTTCAAGATGTCAAAGCTCAAAATGCAGCTGGGGCGCTTGAGCTAGTTGTGGCTGAGGCTGAGGATATAGCAAAGGCTGGGCTAGTGGCAGGATATTGTGGGCCTGTGGGGCTAGCTAGTGGGGTGGAGTTTTTCATTGACCGTGAGCTAGAGGGTGCCACGCAGATGATATGCGGTGCAAATGAAAAGGACTATCACTTTGTTGGTGTTAGTGTGGCTAGCTTTAATGCGGATAGGTTTAAGGATTTAGCCGCTGTTAAAGCGGGCGATAAATGCCCAAAATGCGGCGCACCGCTCGAGGTAAAAAAAGGCATTGAGGTAGGACATATCTTTAAACTAGGACAGAAATACTCAAGCGCTATGAGTGCGACTTTTTTAAATGAAAATGGCAAGGCAGAGGCCTTTTACATGGGTTGTTATGGCATAGGCGTAAGTCGCCTAATGGCTGTAGCTATCGAAGCTAGTCATGATGAGAAGGGTTGCATATGGCAGAGACAGATTTCGCCATTTGACATATCAGTGATACTTTTAAATTTAAAAGATGATGAGGCGGTTAGTTATGCAAACTCTATCTACAGCGAGCTAAAATCCCTTGGTATTAGGGTGCTTTATGATGATAGAGATGAGAGATTTGGTGTGAAAATGAGCGATTATGAGCTTATGGGATTTCCTTATGCGCTGCTTGTGGGTAAGGGGCTAAAAGAGGGCAAAGTCGAGCTTATAAGTAGAAAAGGGTTAACCAAAGAGAGCATTGAGGCAAGTATGGCGTTTGAGATTATAAGGCAGAGGCTATGCGTCTAG
- the hemA gene encoding glutamyl-tRNA reductase: protein MHYLSVSFTHKNTTLEVREKLAAETDSKKEQILKLLKASKNIDEAMILSTCNRVEVLALTDDLAKASDHAMRCMAVSSGVFEDELFERADIYEDSGAIHHLFSVASSLDSLVVGETQIVGQLKQAHKFACSIKSSGDGLARAIEGATKCAARVRNETQISKNPISVSSVAVAKAKELVGDLAGKSAVIVGAGEMGELAAKHLIASGAKVIIINRSSEKALKLVDELGENATWDSILKLKEYVNSHELIFSSTSAPHVVITDELIEPAPFKRYFFDIAVPRDIALTQTDDIKVYAVDDLEEIVRKNMTLREEQAQLAYSIVAQSTSEFFQQIKKSVSTPIIKAIRQRAKECADYELNLALKKGYLKHSDKDEARRLIHQVFKAFLHSPTMRLKELAQRDDASDIAAATQYIFDINLDEKESE, encoded by the coding sequence ATGCACTATCTAAGCGTGAGTTTCACGCATAAAAATACCACACTAGAAGTCAGAGAGAAGCTTGCCGCAGAGACAGATAGTAAAAAAGAGCAAATTTTAAAGCTCTTAAAAGCGAGTAAAAATATAGATGAGGCGATGATATTAAGCACCTGTAATAGGGTGGAGGTACTAGCCCTTACTGATGATTTGGCTAAGGCAAGCGATCACGCAATGCGCTGCATGGCTGTAAGCAGTGGGGTGTTTGAGGATGAGCTTTTTGAGCGGGCAGACATATATGAGGATAGCGGTGCGATACATCACCTTTTTTCAGTAGCAAGCTCTCTTGATAGTTTAGTTGTTGGCGAAACGCAGATAGTAGGGCAGCTAAAGCAGGCGCATAAATTTGCCTGCTCTATAAAAAGCAGCGGCGATGGCTTAGCGCGTGCGATAGAGGGAGCTACAAAATGCGCTGCTAGAGTGCGAAACGAGACTCAAATTTCAAAAAATCCGATTTCAGTCTCAAGCGTAGCCGTGGCAAAGGCAAAGGAGCTTGTGGGGGATTTGGCTGGTAAAAGCGCAGTTATTGTGGGGGCTGGCGAGATGGGTGAGCTAGCTGCAAAGCACCTAATAGCAAGTGGGGCTAAAGTCATAATCATAAATAGAAGTAGTGAAAAAGCTTTAAAATTAGTCGATGAATTAGGCGAGAATGCGACTTGGGATAGCATACTAAAGCTAAAAGAGTATGTAAACTCTCATGAGCTTATATTTTCCTCCACTTCAGCCCCTCATGTAGTAATCACTGATGAATTGATTGAACCAGCTCCGTTTAAGCGATACTTTTTTGACATAGCGGTGCCTAGGGATATAGCCCTAACTCAAACAGACGATATAAAAGTCTATGCTGTTGATGACCTTGAGGAGATAGTTCGTAAGAACATGACCTTAAGAGAGGAACAAGCTCAGCTAGCTTACTCTATAGTCGCGCAAAGCACTAGCGAGTTTTTTCAGCAGATAAAAAAAAGTGTATCTACGCCCATTATAAAAGCTATACGACAAAGGGCAAAGGAGTGCGCTGATTATGAGCTTAATCTAGCCTTAAAAAAGGGCTACCTAAAGCACTCTGATAAAGATGAGGCTAGACGGCTTATTCATCAGGTGTTTAAGGCGTTTTTGCACTCTCCTACTATGCGGCTAAAAGAGCTAGCCCAGCGAGATGACGCTAGCGATATAGCGGCTGCGACGCAGTATATTTTTGATATAAATTTAGACGAAAAGGAAAGCGAATGA